The Desulfobacteraceae bacterium genome includes the window GCCTGCCGGTCTTCTGGTTCAAGGCCTACGAAGGCGGCACGGACAACAACACCGCCGACACCGACATCTTCGGTATCGCGCCCTCCTTCAGCTTCGGCGATTCCAGCAAGCTGACCGCCTACGGGGTCTACTGGATGTCCGACAACCTGGAAGATTACCAGAGGAGAGGCGGCACCAACCTGCCGCCCGTCGCCACCGCCGGCGAGCTGGACGATGCCGACGTCTATTTTGTCGGTGCGGATCTCGACATGAACTTTGATGCCTTCTCCCTGTGGTTGACCGGCATCTACCAGTGGGGCACGATTGACTTCCAGGGTGGCGGCGACACCGATATCTCCGCCTACCTGGTGGGCGCCGGGGCCGCCATGAATCTGGGCCCGGCCGAACTCCACAGCCGGGGCTTCTACGCTTCCGGCGACGACGACCCGGACGACAACGACATCGACGCCTTCACCGTCATCGAAGGCCAGTCCTACTACTGGTCTGAAATCATGGGCTTCGGCATCTTCGACAACGTCGCCTCCGCCGGATCGCCGGCCGACCAGATCTCCAACGTCTGGGCCGTCAACCTCGGCGCGACCTTCAAGCCGCTGGACAAGCTGAGCGTCACCGGTGACATCTGGTACGCCCAGCTGGCCGAAGAGGACGTAAACGACGAAGATGAGCTGGGCACCGAGTTCGACCTCAAGGTCACCTACAAGCTGATGGAGAACCTGAACCTCGACGTGGTCGGCGCCTACCTGCTGGCCGGCGACGCCACCTCCCTGGACGGCAAAAACGACGACGACCCGTTCCTCGTCGGCTCCCGTCTGTCCCTCAGCTTCTAAGCGAAGCTGACGCGTTCTTAAAACCGGTCCTGCGCTGAAACCAAAAAACCGGAAGCGAGTCATCGCTTCCGGTTTTTTTTGTCTTAAGCGGCCGGTGTTTCCCCCGGCCCTCGCGCCCGCCTCTATTCTTCCGCCTCTCCCAGCTTTTGGCGCAGCAGGTCGTTGACCATCCCCGGGTGGGCCTTGCCGCGGGTGGCCTTCATCACCTGACCCACGAAAAAGCCCAGCAGCTTGGTCTTGCCGCCGCGGTAGGCGGCCGCCTCGTCGGGGTTTTGGGCCAGCACCGCGTCCACCGCCGCTTCTAGTGCGCCGGCGTCCGACACCTGGTTGAGGCCTTTCTCCTCCACGATGGCCGCCGGCCCCCGCCCGG containing:
- a CDS encoding alginate export family protein encodes the protein MKKFAIISLAALLVVAFTMPAAAFESIFGGYWRTRAYTEQNYFGSKDANGDEGNLSQVDTRTRLYYTAKFSDNFKFVNKFEMDAVWGDQDQAGYGDIGADGIKVEVKNTYADFDMGPVNAKIGVQGFILARGFLADDDFAGAHVAYKNDLMSLPVFWFKAYEGGTDNNTADTDIFGIAPSFSFGDSSKLTAYGVYWMSDNLEDYQRRGGTNLPPVATAGELDDADVYFVGADLDMNFDAFSLWLTGIYQWGTIDFQGGGDTDISAYLVGAGAAMNLGPAELHSRGFYASGDDDPDDNDIDAFTVIEGQSYYWSEIMGFGIFDNVASAGSPADQISNVWAVNLGATFKPLDKLSVTGDIWYAQLAEEDVNDEDELGTEFDLKVTYKLMENLNLDVVGAYLLAGDATSLDGKNDDDPFLVGSRLSLSF